A region from the Acyrthosiphon pisum isolate AL4f chromosome A1, pea_aphid_22Mar2018_4r6ur, whole genome shotgun sequence genome encodes:
- the Fbxo5 gene encoding F-box only protein 5 isoform X1, with amino-acid sequence MADIYLKESPCYNNTLVTTSTPYKSIDDHDSGYNTPSYNVSSNLSQISEVSISFDHTPSDIDSLQLSSPTHDFTLDKNYRKLEDITNKVESPTKKLKLCSDLQFSFRLHESSNNDDSQFLKRKNYTQPKNVNCERTSMEGREKVDLMYFLSERYHFQPVIEKIMFFLSGSDVLSMSMVSKIWSNAVENSPIAQKKKQKYFKLSKENRCGYVGRDRSAFNNKGCLANISNVMRSPSKRDLPQRSPPVSPSKYRFHVFQKEAKKLSSDQQLVPCPRCSRPASWSPSQSTRAECKGFHCKFIFCTECKCEYSNKFEHKCLSIPILSMSTYNNCRPMMYNISRRKHNLRRL; translated from the exons atggcaGACATATATCTAAAAGAATCTCCTTGTTACAACAATACATTAGTAACTACCTCAACACCTTACAAAAGCATAGATGATCATGACAGTGGTTACAATACCCCAAGTTATAATGTTTCCTCTAATCTCAGTCAGATATCCGAAGTATCTATTTCGTTTGATCATACACCATCAGATATTGATTCACTTCAACTATCTTCACCAACTCATGATTTTACCCTAGACAAAAACTATAGGAAATTAGAAGATATTACCAATAAAGTCGAGTCTccaacgaaaaaattaaaactgtgcTCTGACTTACAATTTAGTTTTCGTTTACATGAAAGTTCAAACAACGATGACAGTCAGttcttaaaaagaaaaaactacaCTCAACCAAAAAATGTGAACTGTGAACGTACTTCTATGGAGGGGCGAGAAAAAGttgatttaatgtattttctGTCGGAGCGTTATCATTTCCAACCagtcatagaaaaaataatgttttttttatctggtAGTGACGTTTTGTCAATGTCTATGGTATCTAAAATTTGGTCTAATGCTGTTGAAAATTCCCCAattgctcaaaaaaaaaaacaaaagtattttaaattatcaaaagaaAATCGCTGTGGATATGTTGGCCGAGATCGTTCAGCTTTTAATAACAAAGGATGTCTAGCAAATATTAGCAATGTTATGCGTTCCCCATCAAAAAGAGATTTACCTCAAAGAAGTCCACCTGTCAGTCCGAGTAAATACAGATTCCatgtatttcaaaaa gaaGCCAAAAAATTAAGTTCAGATCAGCAATTGGTGCCTTGTCCACGTTGTTCAAGGCCAGCATCATGGTCACCCTCCCAATCAACTCGAGCTGAATGTAAAGGTTTTCattgtaaattcattttttgcACAGAGTGTAAGTGTGAATATTCTAACAAATTTGAACACAAATGTTTATCTATACCAATTTTGTCAATGTCAACATATAACAACTGTCGTCCAATGATGTATAATATCAGTAGAAGAAAACACAACTTGCGAAGACTTTAA
- the Fbxo5 gene encoding F-box only protein 5 (The RefSeq protein has 4 substitutions compared to this genomic sequence) — translation MADISLKESPCYNNTLVTTSTPYKSIDDHDSGYNTPSYNVSSNLSQISEVSISFDHTPSDIDSLQLSSPTHDFTLDKNYRKLEDITNKVESPTKKLKLCSDLQFSFRLHESSNNDDSQFLKRKNYTQPKNVNCERISMEGREKVDLMYFLSERYHFQPVIEKIMSFLSGSDVLSMSMVSKIWSNAVENSPIAQKKKKKYFKLSKENRCGYVGRDRSAFNNKGCLANISNVMRSPSKRDLPQRSPPVSPSKYRFHVFQKEAKKLSSDQQLVPCPRCSRPASWSPSQSTRAECKGFHCKFIFCTECKCEYSNKFEHKCLSIPILSMSTYNNCRPMMYNISRRKHNLRRL, via the exons atggcaGACATATATCTAAAAGAATCTCCTTGTTACAACAATACATTAGTAACTACCTCAACACCTTACAAAAGCATAGATGATCATGACAGTGGTTACAATACCCCAAGTTATAATGTTTCCTCTAATCTCAGTCAGATATCCGAAGTATCTATTTCGTTTGATCATACACCATCAGATATTGATTCACTTCAACTATCTTCACCAACTCATGATTTTACCCTAGACAAAAACTATAGGAAATTAGAAGATATTACCAATAAAGTCGAGTCTccaacgaaaaaattaaaactgtgcTCTGACTTACAATTTAGTTTTCGTTTACATGAAAGTTCAAACAACGATGACAGTCAGttcttaaaaagaaaaaactacaCTCAACCAAAAAATGTGAACTGTGAACGTACTTCTATGGAGGGGCGAGAAAAAGttgatttaatgtattttctGTCGGAGCGTTATCATTTCCAACCagtcatagaaaaaataatgttttttttatctggtAGTGACGTTTTGTCAATGTCTATGGTATCTAAAATTTGGTCTAATGCTGTTGAAAATTCCCCAattgctcaaaaaaaaaaacaaaagtattttaaattatcaaaagaaAATCGCTGTGGATATGTTGGCCGAGATCGTTCAGCTTTTAATAACAAAGGATGTCTAGCAAATATTAGCAATGTTATGCGTTCCCCATCAAAAAGAGATTTACCTCAAAGAAGTCCACCTGTCAGTCCGAGTAAATACAGATTCCatgtatttcaaaaa gaaGCCAAAAAATTAAGTTCAGATCAGCAATTGGTGCCTTGTCCACGTTGTTCAAGGCCAGCATCATGGTCACCCTCCCAATCAACTCGAGCTGAATGTAAAGGTTTTCattgtaaattcattttttgcACAGAGTGTAAGTGTGAATATTCTAACAAATTTGAACACAAATGTTTATCTATACCAATTTTGTCAATGTCAACATATAACAACTGTCGTCCAATGATGTATAATATCAGTAGAAGAAAACACAACTTGCGAAGACTTTAA